From the genome of Blautia pseudococcoides, one region includes:
- a CDS encoding carbohydrate ABC transporter permease gives MAKPDGKRKHRKGPSLEVILLYAFLIILAILFVLPIFYLFMGSFKAESELFRTPFKWLPDKFRLDNFENMFSSIPFFKYLKNTMIIVICNIAGSLLSCSLVAYGFSRLRWPGRDKVFILVLITMILPYQVTLVPLFLMFTKMKWIGTFLPLTVTCFFGNPFFIFLLRQFFTGIPQDISEAARIDGAGEFTIFSKLVIPMAKPALTTVAIFAFIRSWNDFLGPLVFLGKDELYTLSLAASMLKSNLDPNWSMLLALGAVMILPVLILFFVMQKYFIQGIAMSGIKG, from the coding sequence ATGGCAAAACCGGATGGGAAGAGGAAACACAGAAAAGGCCCCAGTCTGGAAGTGATACTTTTATATGCATTTTTGATTATTTTGGCTATTCTGTTCGTTCTGCCGATATTTTATCTGTTTATGGGATCTTTTAAGGCAGAGAGTGAACTGTTCAGGACGCCGTTTAAATGGCTGCCTGATAAATTCAGGCTGGATAACTTTGAGAATATGTTTTCGTCAATTCCTTTTTTTAAGTACTTGAAAAATACAATGATCATTGTGATCTGCAATATTGCCGGTTCTCTTTTATCCTGCTCCCTGGTGGCATACGGATTTTCTAGACTGCGCTGGCCGGGACGTGATAAAGTTTTTATTTTAGTACTCATTACCATGATCCTTCCGTATCAGGTAACACTGGTGCCCCTGTTTCTTATGTTTACCAAGATGAAATGGATCGGGACTTTTCTTCCCCTTACCGTTACCTGCTTTTTCGGAAACCCGTTCTTTATTTTCCTGCTGCGCCAGTTTTTTACAGGGATTCCCCAGGATATTTCGGAAGCTGCCCGTATTGACGGGGCCGGGGAATTTACTATCTTCTCAAAGCTGGTTATCCCAATGGCTAAACCTGCATTGACTACGGTTGCTATTTTTGCATTTATACGATCCTGGAATGATTTCTTAGGACCGTTGGTATTCTTGGGGAAAGATGAACTGTACACACTGTCTTTGGCGGCTTCTATGCTGAAATCCAATCTGGATCCAAACTGGAGTATGCTGTTGGCGCTGGGAGCAGTTATGATCCTGCCGGTATTGATCCTGTTCTTTGTTATGCAGAAGTATTTTATCCAGGGTATTGCCATGTCGGGAATTAAGGGGTAG
- a CDS encoding extracellular solute-binding protein — MKKKLAAALLTLCMAAGTLAGCGDSASTSGDGETQQPEEKTELSDEAKKAQESVKTNAEELKALGLEVEDTDLTGEFTYWSAFTGDSQVWDQSRVDAFNELYEDKGIKCNVQFVPDGAGINNGKLLSAIAGGQAPDLVICDNAVSAYSYAANGSFEMLEPYLEQVDLNVDSFFNGCKDVIYYKDEPYLIPQDTNVMLLYYNPDIAKEAGLDPENPPKTLDELDQWADAMTIQKDDGTYERFGLIPWLDLKDDAFTLPFFFGADVYDSETNKLNLTSPEVVSCMEWLQSYGQKYDPERIQSFTSGLGGMFSPDHAFMTGKVGMTITGNWFSNALRVYAPDVNYKACAVPVPEGGRANSTTFQTNVFAIPKGSENPELAALFIKFCMSGAVNEDNFAQWRSIPTSDAEFDNVSLTKEGDEMYLMERELANSPENGIPALCSCSAELSKAFVTFREGVIYGNITDIQGELQKLQDKYQAELDKAE, encoded by the coding sequence ATGAAGAAAAAATTAGCAGCAGCATTATTAACGTTATGTATGGCAGCAGGTACACTGGCCGGATGCGGCGATTCAGCAAGTACATCCGGGGACGGAGAAACACAGCAGCCGGAAGAAAAGACAGAGCTGAGCGACGAGGCAAAGAAGGCACAGGAATCCGTAAAGACGAATGCGGAAGAACTGAAAGCATTGGGGCTTGAAGTGGAAGATACAGATTTGACCGGAGAATTTACATACTGGTCTGCGTTTACGGGGGATTCTCAGGTGTGGGACCAGAGCCGTGTAGATGCGTTCAACGAATTATACGAAGATAAAGGCATTAAGTGCAACGTACAGTTTGTACCGGACGGGGCAGGTATCAACAACGGGAAACTGCTGTCAGCCATTGCGGGCGGTCAGGCACCGGATCTGGTTATCTGTGACAATGCGGTTTCCGCCTATTCCTACGCGGCAAACGGGAGTTTTGAAATGCTGGAGCCGTATCTGGAGCAGGTAGACCTGAATGTAGACAGCTTTTTCAATGGATGTAAGGATGTTATATATTATAAGGATGAACCATATCTGATTCCTCAGGACACCAATGTCATGCTGCTGTATTACAATCCTGATATTGCGAAAGAGGCCGGGCTGGATCCGGAGAATCCACCCAAAACGTTAGATGAGCTGGATCAGTGGGCAGATGCCATGACCATTCAGAAGGATGACGGGACATATGAAAGATTTGGTCTTATCCCATGGCTGGACTTAAAAGATGACGCTTTTACACTACCATTTTTCTTTGGTGCCGACGTATATGATTCTGAGACCAACAAACTGAATCTGACATCCCCGGAAGTGGTTTCCTGTATGGAATGGCTGCAGTCCTACGGACAGAAATATGACCCGGAGAGAATCCAGTCCTTTACCTCAGGACTTGGAGGAATGTTTTCTCCGGACCATGCATTTATGACAGGTAAGGTAGGCATGACCATCACCGGAAACTGGTTCTCCAATGCGCTGCGTGTATATGCGCCGGATGTAAATTATAAAGCCTGCGCGGTACCGGTGCCGGAAGGCGGACGGGCTAACAGCACTACGTTCCAGACCAATGTATTTGCAATACCGAAGGGTTCAGAGAATCCCGAACTGGCTGCACTGTTCATTAAATTCTGTATGTCAGGTGCGGTTAATGAGGATAACTTTGCACAGTGGAGAAGTATCCCTACAAGTGACGCAGAGTTTGACAATGTCAGCCTGACAAAAGAGGGCGATGAAATGTATCTGATGGAGAGAGAACTTGCGAACTCACCGGAAAACGGAATACCCGCATTGTGCTCCTGCTCGGCTGAATTGTCCAAAGCATTTGTAACCTTCCGGGAAGGTGTTATTTACGGAAACATTACGGATATTCAGGGAGAACTTCAGAAACTTCAGGATAAATACCAGGCAGAACTTGATAAAGCAGAGTAA
- a CDS encoding VOC family protein: MQNRKENEMGIIDGKTICQVALVVKDLDKTVEEYAKLFGVPKPEAFRVPEESVAHTQFKGAPSKTRARLAVFDLGQVVLEITEPDEEPSSWKDFLEKNGDGIHHIAFMTDDRDAAVKYFEKNDMPVRHYGEYEGGNYTVFDSKEKLGTFVQVKYEPKK; the protein is encoded by the coding sequence GTGCAGAACAGAAAGGAAAATGAAATGGGAATCATTGATGGAAAGACCATTTGCCAAGTGGCATTGGTGGTAAAGGATCTGGACAAAACAGTAGAAGAGTATGCAAAACTGTTTGGGGTTCCAAAGCCGGAGGCATTCCGTGTGCCGGAAGAATCTGTGGCACATACACAGTTTAAGGGAGCGCCCAGTAAGACGAGGGCCAGGCTGGCGGTTTTCGATTTGGGTCAGGTGGTTCTGGAGATTACGGAACCCGATGAGGAGCCCAGTTCCTGGAAAGACTTCCTGGAAAAGAATGGAGACGGTATCCATCACATTGCATTTATGACAGACGACAGGGATGCGGCAGTAAAATACTTTGAGAAAAATGATATGCCGGTCCGCCATTACGGGGAATACGAGGGCGGAAACTACACAGTATTTGACAGCAAGGAAAAACTGGGGACATTTGTACAGGTAAAATACGAGCCGAAAAAGTAA